GGAAGCTACATCTGCGTCGTGGACATCGACAAAGGAACCGGTGAGGTGAAGGTCAGGCGGTTCGTGGCCGTCGACGACTGCGGCAACATCATCAACCCGATGATCGTGGAGGGGCAGATCCACGGGGGCCTCACGATGGGACTCGCCCCGGCGCTGTTTGAAGAGATCAGTTACGACGAGCAGGGCAATATCCAAGGTGGAAGCTTTATCGATTACCTGGTGCCCACGGCGGTGGAGACCCCCAAGTGGGAGACCGACAAAACCACGACACCCTCCCCCCACCATCCGCTGGGGGCGAAGGGGGTGGGCGAATCGGCCACGGTGGGTGCCCCGGCCGCCATCGCGAACGCGGTCGTGGATGCCCTCTGGCATCTGGGCGTGCGGCATGTAGATATCCCGATCACGCCTGACAAAGTCTGGAAGCTCCTCCGAGAGAAGGGCGTCACCGAATGAGTGAAGTTCACCCCGCGCGGGGGCGCCATGGCCGATGATGTCCTCGGTCTGGCTCACGCGCTCTCGGAAGCGGGTGAGCCGTTCGCGCTGGCCACCGTGGTCCGGTGCGAACGCCCGACGTCTGCGAAGCCGGGAGCCAAGGCGCTCGTCCGGCGGGACGGGACGGTGGTGGGGTGGATAGGCGGGAGCTGCGCCGAACCGGTGGTGATCCGGGAAGGACTGCGGGCGCTCCAGGATGGACGCCCGAGGTTCATCGCCCTGATAGGCGAGGGCGGGAGCCGGCCCGGAAATCGTGATGGCGTGCTGGAGTATCCCATGACCTGCCACAGCGGCGGGACGATTGAGGTTTTCATCGAGCCGGTCCTCCCCAAGCCAGACCTGGTCCTCGTCGGCAGAGGCCCGGTGGCCGAGTCGCTGTCCGGCCTCAGCGAGGCCGCGGGCTTCACCGTGGTTCTCGCCCCGGAATCTCCGCTGCGCATCCCACCCAGGGCTTTTGTCGTTGTGGTCACTCACGGGACCTTTGACGAGGAGGCGCTGGAGCAGGCACTTCAGAGCGACGCGCGCTATGTGAGCCTGGTGACCAGCCGGAAGAGGGCGGGCGCGGTCATCGACGCCTTGCGCGACAGAGGGGTACCTGAGGATCGGCTCCGGCGGTTGAGGGCTCCGGCGGGTTTGGATATCGGGGCGGTCACGCCGGACGAAATCGCAATCAGCATCCTGGCCGAGATCGTGCAGGTGTCGAGGAGCCAAACGGGCGAGGCCGGGTCCTCCGGTCTGACCCTGGCGATGGATCCGGTCTGCGGGATGGCGGTCAAGATCGCTTCGGCCAGGTACCGCTCAAACGTGTCGGACAGAAGCTTTTATTTCTGCGGTCCGGGCTGCAAGCGGGCTTTCGATCAAGATCCCGCACGATTCGCCGGGACCGCCGCGAAGTAACCGTGTCTCT
This window of the bacterium genome carries:
- a CDS encoding XdhC family protein; the protein is MKFTPRGGAMADDVLGLAHALSEAGEPFALATVVRCERPTSAKPGAKALVRRDGTVVGWIGGSCAEPVVIREGLRALQDGRPRFIALIGEGGSRPGNRDGVLEYPMTCHSGGTIEVFIEPVLPKPDLVLVGRGPVAESLSGLSEAAGFTVVLAPESPLRIPPRAFVVVVTHGTFDEEALEQALQSDARYVSLVTSRKRAGAVIDALRDRGVPEDRLRRLRAPAGLDIGAVTPDEIAISILAEIVQVSRSQTGEAGSSGLTLAMDPVCGMAVKIASARYRSNVSDRSFYFCGPGCKRAFDQDPARFAGTAAK